Proteins from one Vibrio pomeroyi genomic window:
- a CDS encoding DMT family transporter, with amino-acid sequence MSIHRSFAVPQPLLSFFNGLSDPAKGIALALISNALFILVGVIVRELSQTIDIFQILLFRQLVFVTLLMPSIVSNMDAMLNPKMVSMHVWRVTGAFIALYFSFLTVSNIPFADATALGFMKVLFVAVISRLLLQENVGWARMTTILVGFTGVMLVVQPTLESESLFYVGTGLVAALGAAIAVICVRKMANVESKVVVLAYQAIFVGAVALIPAIIEWQWPTWSELALLVLVGVISSIGQWFGVTAYKWGEANVVSNVEYSQMIYSMILGYLLFAELPNSLALIGAAVIVFSAVMSFVIKRKKAQ; translated from the coding sequence ATGTCTATCCATCGTTCCTTTGCTGTCCCTCAGCCGCTGCTTTCTTTTTTTAATGGACTATCCGATCCCGCAAAAGGAATTGCACTCGCTTTAATCTCAAACGCGCTATTCATTTTAGTCGGTGTGATTGTGCGAGAGCTCAGCCAGACCATCGATATTTTCCAAATATTGCTATTCCGACAGTTGGTTTTTGTCACCCTACTGATGCCTTCTATCGTCAGTAACATGGATGCGATGCTCAATCCTAAGATGGTGTCGATGCATGTATGGCGCGTCACTGGAGCCTTCATCGCGCTCTACTTTAGCTTCTTAACCGTGAGTAACATCCCGTTTGCCGACGCAACGGCGTTAGGGTTTATGAAGGTATTATTTGTGGCGGTCATTTCCCGTCTGCTCCTACAAGAAAACGTTGGTTGGGCACGAATGACAACCATATTAGTCGGATTTACTGGGGTGATGTTGGTTGTTCAGCCGACCCTAGAGAGCGAATCTCTGTTCTATGTTGGAACGGGCTTAGTGGCTGCGTTAGGCGCAGCAATTGCCGTTATCTGCGTAAGGAAAATGGCGAATGTAGAATCGAAAGTTGTGGTACTGGCTTATCAAGCGATCTTTGTTGGAGCCGTCGCACTTATCCCTGCGATCATTGAATGGCAATGGCCAACATGGTCTGAACTGGCTTTATTGGTGTTGGTCGGCGTGATTTCTTCCATCGGCCAATGGTTTGGCGTCACTGCCTACAAGTGGGGAGAAGCGAACGTGGTATCGAATGTCGAATATTCACAGATGATCTACTCAATGATTCTTGGGTATCTGTTGTTCGCGGAATTACCAAACAGCTTAGCTTTGATTGGCGCAGCAGTGATCGTTTTCAGTGCGGTTATGTCCTTTGTAATTAAGCGAAAGAAAGCTCAGTAG